The genomic DNA CAGAGCCTGGGCAAAACCGCGCGGCGCATCCGCTGAACGCGCCAGGTTTTCCAGCTCGGCCAGACTGACGCGAGCACTGCGCTCTGCCACTTCCTGGGCCTTGCGAGCCAGAATTTTTTCCAGAACCGTTGGCACGCTCATCCTTCGTTCTCCACTTTGAATACGGCGGTAAATGCACCCAACTCTTCGAGTTTTTCCCTGGCCAGGCCAGTGTGCAGTGCATCATGGGCCAGTTCCACGCCTTGCTTGAGGCTGCTGGCGTGGTCGGCGGCGTATAACGCAGCGCCGGCATTGAGCACGATCATCTCAGCGGCTTTCTGGCCGTTCTCGGTCTTGCGGCGACCCAAGGCATCGCGAATCAACTCCAGCGACTGGGCCGGGCCATCGACCGCCAGGCCGTGCAAGCTCTGGCTCTTCATGCCGAGGTCTTCAGGTTCGACCCAATACTCGCTGATCTGATCATTTTTTAGTTCGGCCACGAATGTGGGCGCCGCCAGGCTGAATTCATCCAGGCCATCTTTAGAATGGACCACCAGCACGTGCTTGCTGCCCAGGCGTTGCAGAACTTCTGCCAACGGCCGGCACAACGCCAGGCTGAACACCCCAACCACCTGATGCTTCACACCGGCCGGATTCGTAAGCGGGCCGAGCATGTTGAACAGCGTACGCAGGCCCAGGTCACGGCGCGGCGCGGCAGCGTGTTTCATGGCACTGTGATGGGTCTGGGCAAACATGAAACCAATGCCGACATTGTCGATACAGCGCGCGACTTGAATCGGCGTCAGGTTCAGGTAGATGCCGGCCGCCTCCAG from Pseudomonas beijingensis includes the following:
- the trpD gene encoding anthranilate phosphoribosyltransferase codes for the protein MDIKTALSRIVGHLDLSTDEMRDVMREIMTGQCTDAQIGAFMMAMRMKSESIDEIVGAVSVMRELADKVELKTLDGVVDVVGTGGDGANIFNVSTASSFVVAAAGCTVAKHGNRAVSGKSGSADLLEAAGIYLNLTPIQVARCIDNVGIGFMFAQTHHSAMKHAAAPRRDLGLRTLFNMLGPLTNPAGVKHQVVGVFSLALCRPLAEVLQRLGSKHVLVVHSKDGLDEFSLAAPTFVAELKNDQISEYWVEPEDLGMKSQSLHGLAVDGPAQSLELIRDALGRRKTENGQKAAEMIVLNAGAALYAADHASSLKQGVELAHDALHTGLAREKLEELGAFTAVFKVENEG